The Dunckerocampus dactyliophorus isolate RoL2022-P2 chromosome 14, RoL_Ddac_1.1, whole genome shotgun sequence genome includes the window CATCAGACAGACGAGtcttcaaaaaaataatgttggtcAAGCTGGCTTACTCCATGGTGGAGAACAAACAACCTCGCCAAGGTTGTTGACGCAGTCGTAATGTCAGAATGGGCCTGGCAGGATGTGATGTCATGCCAACATTAACTCTGTGTACTTTGGGCTTGGATGCTCTCATGTTAGTGTGTATTAAGTTCATACCCGCCTCCACCTCTCTCCTCGATGATGTGTATGCTTGGTGTGTCTGGAAGACATTACCAAGAGAGAGCTGTTGTAGCACCTAAACCTGACTTAGACGTTAAGTTTAACGCacagttgtgtttgttttgtgtatcAAGGGTTGCGAGTTGTGTCTCAAAAGTCTGCTCATTCAAGGCTTATCCagtagtcccttgtttattgtggttaattggttccacacacgacactgataagtgaatttccgcaaagtaggattacttCTTTATAAAtcgatatttttgtagttatggcatagaaacccagtttacaatcttctgaatatgttttttttaacattattagagccctttagacttgaaataacacagtcgtcactcgtttatcgcagttaattggttccagaaccgaccacaataagtgaattaccgcaaagtaggattcaatattaataaattgaatatttttgtagttagagcatagaaaacctgtttatgactttctaaatacgatttgtaccattattagagccctgtagacatgaaataccaccctatactcacctttacactcctattattctttgtttacaacacattgctcaactctaaTGCCCAgcctacgggatcactgcagggacacgagatggCCGCCCCTTTAaacgtaagaagccaaaaacttagcacttccacacggaatgggaggagaacttgcaGCTATCGATCCATCGTTGGCACAAGTCTGCTGTCAAATGGAGGTGCTACGCTGGCATCACATGACCACTGTAGTTATGCTAGGGTCATGTGATGTGATAAGGTGTGGTTTTCATCTGTTTTGTATTTCCtactctacagcaggggtcagaaacctttttggctaagagggccataaaagccacatatttaaaaatgtatttccatgacattgttatactgaagctaaccaataatcataataaaatacTTACAACTAATGCAGCTTCTGATACTGCATTGTTTTGCACGATACTcgtcatctttctttctttctttctttttgccatcttctttaTCGAAAGGGTTCGctgtgcagaattagctagctgacttgATTAAAGGacggaagtttacttcttgacctctcaatgacccgggtaggctaatgcattatccagtaataataGGTTTGGTGTCCAACCTGAAAATAtaggaaggacagctggcattggctctggccacccgcattgcggtagaaaatggatggagtaaTACATGAGAACACATGATACATgacaatgttttatattttgaacattgTTTTTAACAGTGATTTCTATaaagttttactttaaaatgtcagtggaatttttttaaaataaattaattttatcgtgttaagaaatgtctgagagccggatgcagtcatcaaatgagccacatctggctctcgagccataggttccctacacCTGCTCTACAGGTTGTCCAAGTCTGTATATTccatattaatatttatattcattttaattGAATGTATATTCACATGTGTCATTTCTAGGCATATTATTCTTATAGCTGTACAGTATAATGGGCCAACACAGAGGTCCAAAATAGATGTTCTAATGGAGTGATAGTAATAACtgaatttactgtatatagcGCCTTTCCAGACACCCATAGTACTTGACAACGAGATCCCATTATTCATTCCTCAGTGGTGACGATAATTGGTGATAAATGTTAAGTTTGTATGCTACATTTGGAGCTACAGGGTACACTGACGGGGCTGCCAATTTGGGCcaacggcctctccgaccaccaaacattcattcacacttACACATCACTATGTGCTGCACTGGAGGAGGCACGGTGGGTGAAATGTCTTGCCCAAGgtcagatggatggatgattcgaACCACCAGCCCGCCAatttctggatgacctgctctacctcctgggCCACTGCCACCCCTATATAGAGGTAGTTGTGTAAACATACTGACCATGCCAGTTGAGGGAGCCACAcatggggaaaatagagcatgtAGGTTATACAGGGAAACAGTGGAGGCAGTGTGTGCTGCATGAAGAGTGTAGAgaaagtgtgtgttttcttcATCATACATCTCAGCTTGACATGTCTCCCATTGCCAATATAACCAATTCTTTCATTCTATTGCTTTACTCTGATGAAGTAACTGATGTGTACATTCTTTTGGGATTCATTTAATACTGTGTATAAgcagtacatgtgtgtgtgtgtgtgtgtgtgtgtgtgtgtgtgtgtgtgcgcgcgtgtgtgtgtgtgagtgagtgaggttGTGTTTCGTAAGCACCCTGGGGGACGCCGCCCTTCTCCCAGCACACTGCTCTCTTGTGCCCCAATCACTACACTCCAGTTCTGCTCAGGTCTGATCACATTACCTCCTGTCCTAACTACCTGTTTGGAGAGAAAATAGAGCCCACTCTCtgtcacagacacacacaccgcCCCTATTCAGATGCTGCATCATCTTATCAAGAGAAGCTTTCAGGTTACACAATAGCAGCATAAACTCTGTGTAGTTTCACTGAACTGTGGACTAAATCGTTAAAAAGTAACGACTGCCTTGCCGCCGCCTTCTTGTAAGAGCTGTCCATACAGCCAGTGTCAACATACTGGACTACACAATGTTGAAATCCTCGTTAATTGTGTTTGCAGTGTACTGTGTAGCATGTATGAATATATGTGTTGAACATCCTGAAGTGACAGAACACCTCCTTCCAAAGGTGTGTCATATTTTCCAAATGACTGGCCGACACCCAGCCTGGGTAATGAATGGCAACACAATCGTTTTGTCCCACTTTAGAAGACAAATAGAACCTAAGTCACTCAACCCATTCTACCCTACTCTTGATGACAAAGTTCCTCTGGAGGCTAAAGCTGCCATGTGCTAATGTGAACAAAATCCAAGCAAGTCGGACTAAGGGAATAATAAGGCTAAGTCGCTCACAGCACAAAGCAGAATCAGAGACTGTTCAAGTTCATGCCAAAGGTGGTGCCATGACGCCTCACCGTAACACACTTTGGCAAATCAGAACGCAATATGcaaaagaacaaatacatttggagatAACGGTgcgcacagtaatccctcgtttatcacggttaatcggttccagactcgactgataagtgaattttttgcAAAGTTTGattccttgttaataaatgggatattttgtagttagagcataagaCCTAAGTAagttttttaacgttattagagccctctagacatgaaataacaaccctatagtgacctttacactcgtattacccaatgcagtaaacataataaaaagcaaataagccatttaagagatAAATAATACTTGTGCTCATATAAGTTGGTGTAAATGAGTTCCGATGTAAGAGGAGCTGAGTgagaggcagacaggaagtgacgtcgggggttcagggaTTTTATTAgcaattattgtgcctgttatgagatcattcaaacctgccaaaaaaaaactcttgttccagcacgcgtgtgtgtgtgtgtgttttgcagcaCCTGAACAAGATGTACAACACGGACGTCCCTCTGGTCCTCATGAACTCCTTCAACACGGACGAGGACACCAAGAAGATCCTACAGAAGTACACACACCACCGTGTCAAAATACACACCTTCAACCAGAGCAGGTTAGCGTATACTCTGTGCGCATGTACAAGAATACTATGTCATTCACTGTTTAAATGCTTAAATGTAGGCTGTCAGCgatatttaaaatacatatacagtcgtcACCCGTcgattgcggttaattggttcccgaccGCGACAAgggaatttccacgaagtaggagtccttctttgtaaattgaatattttcatacttatggcatagaaaactaaataataaatatgtttttttaaatacgatagcatagactcacacgttagcagttccttgttttgttttttttttttacttcctgcggtggctattgtctcatcagtgtatcgtaatggcggctttaaatggatttacactcgtgttacccaatgtagtagacataataacagtaaataagccatttaagttgtaaataaaactcctgcttgtgtgtgccacagtaaatgtgttccctaggacAGTATTTTCCagccttttttgtcttgtgtaccccCAGAGCCTTTTGTCGTACCATGAGTACCCCTCCTCACTGAGACGTGTTGGAAATTCTCCAAAAGAAGAATGTATAATGTGTGTAATGCAACTGTTATGATTTTGGCACAGTTGTTtcacaggttattgtctccaTGGGGAAACTGGTTGTAGTAttgttccattttattgtctggcttaatatgaaatgtcagagagaatatttacttatcatcttggaaattaaatgtttctacgtaccccctgcaatttgctcACGTACCActaggggtacgcgtacccctggTTAGGAATCActgacatagaggatctttggacagatgtgtggaggacaggaagtgacgtcagaggttcagagttgagttctagcttgtcatgggttatggccccaacagagGCCCATGTTACTATTATGATcataatgtaattattattgtgcctattgaGACCGTTTACACCTGCAACaaatgcctgttctggcgatcacgtctggtgcttgtcttaCCGAACTATTGCTGACACtttgtggccaatgtagaatactgcattcacaattacattgcttcttctgccttgtagttagttcatttagccatttttattctcgaaaatgcttaatttaggccaaaaatatgtcaaatttgcttaaatatacctttgtttgtttactaataataggtcttAGTTAACCACAAGTGATCAtcaacagtgatcatttaataaaatcatttatgaaaaaaatcaaacgcAAATAGTCCAAGATGAAGGCGTTCGTCCAATGCCGAGTGTatataatccacactgcttgcctgtcgTTATTTCAGTAACGATTTACAATCAATACATTATTTCAGGCCGGATTGTAACAAAGTTGACCGTCAAAAGTTAGTGTTGCCGCAGCCACACAGGGCACCGTCATCTACATCACCCTGTTACgtatatgtatgctgtacatattattatactttattaccacaaatatatatatacaatattacCAACTTACAGtaaatgagatgggttttctgaGAACAAAAAGTGCTTTTTTTCAGCGAGAAACAGCAGGAATgggtgagctttcccacaaatAAAACGAAATGCTTCTTACTATAATATTCATTACAAATTTACATTTGGATTTCATGATTGTGGACCCACAAGAACAATTCCTTTTTGTTCCATTAAACACTTTTAAGAGAATGAGCTCCAAAGCGATGAATCATGAGAGCATGAAGGCAGAAATAATGCTTCATGGCCACTCTCACTCGACCGGCCCATCTTTTCCATGATGTTGACTCGACAGGACGTTGATCCAGCTCTCGAGCTGTTTGATCAAGCTAACACGCTTGTGATGGTTTGGCGTGTTTCCTTATCTGGGACGTTTGAAGTCCTCTTTGAAGGAAGGCCTTTTTATCTTCCCCATCAGGTATCCTCGCATCAACAAAGAGTCCCTCCTGCCCGTGTCCACCAGCCTGAGCATGACGGGCCAGAACGCCGAGGGCTGGTACCCACCGGGCCACGGCGACATTTATGCCAGCTTTTACAACTCGGGCCTACTGGACCAGCTGATCGCTCAGGGCAAGGAGTACATCTTTGTGTCCAACATCGACAACCTGGGCGCCACCGTTGACCTGCACATCCTCAACCACCTGGTCGGGCAGCCCAATGGCAAGCGCTGCGAGTTTGTCATGGAGGTTACGGACAAGACACGTGCAGATGTCAAGGTTTGTACTGCTGCACCATCACCTGCCACCAGGTGGCGCTATGACATCCTGTTTATCAGCCCAGCAAAGGAagtgcatccatccattgtgttgaatgtacatgttttttaaacGTCCATGACGGTCTCGGTGTCTGTGTTTTTGTAAAGGCTCAAGAGTTTCCCCTAGGATTACAGTTTTGGTGGAGGGTGGTGGGGAAGGTATCCTTAAATGACTTCTGTTGTGATGTGGCGCTatagaaagtaaaaataaatgaacttgAAACACTGAGACTTATttgcaaatatacaaataattatCTATTATGTCTGATTCTTGACTTATAGGGCGGGACACTGATCCAGTACGAGGGCAAACTGCGCCTGTTGGAGATCGCCCAGGTCCCCAAAGCGCACGTGGACGAGTTCAAGTCTGTGTCCAAGTTCAAGATCTTCAACACCAACAACTTGTGGATCTCGCTGGCTGCCATCAAGAGGTTGCAGGAGCAGAAGGCCATGGACATGGAGATCATCGTCAACCCCAAGGTGAGCTAAAGGGCATCCACACAGTGGACAcactagaacaggggtgtccaagtgtcatttgtttttgttttttttttttattggctcacagCATATTCTAAGActataatataacaagaaaactaaaaaaaaaaaaaaaaaaaaaaaaaaactgaactaaaaaaatcagcagtcattttacaagaataaagtcaaaagagagagagaataaaattttaatcataatgataaaaagtggtaattttaccagaataatgttgtgatattatgaggacaaataaagtcattttattagcgtaaagttgaaactttttttttttttttttttccaaagtcgCAACattataaaaaacacacaaaacaacgaataaagttgtaatttttggaaaattagcttctgaaaaaagtttgaatgttatgggaacaaagtcataattacgagaagaaaatttacaagaagaaagttgaaatcgtgggaatttttttttttttttaaacagcagcagaaatgaaaaacaagtgttttttttacaagaataacatcatattaagagaaaaaaattgtattctaatgagaaaaaagtcacaactttttgagaataaacttattcaatattatgaggaaaaataatgttattttagtagcataaagtttagatttttttttaagttgtaatgttatgagaaactaaataaagttgtaattttttaaaaactagattggagtaaagtcaaaatatgagaataaagtcataatattacaaggaaaaaaaattaggaagattatttaagaagaaagttgaaatatttgaaaaattaaaaaaacaacagtaaaatgaagttcatactaacagCATGCTTTTTCACTGACgttacaaagctgagatgtatttttttcttgaaatatatataacttcttagcatacctacatgtgttggtttacaaaatatcaaagtggcccatgcGTCCATTCATTTTTCGGTATGTGATCCTCGGTGGAAAGTTTGAACGCCCCTCCACTAGTTTTTGCATGGTggaaaaatgactaaatatctacagtatttataaatattattataagtATATATCCTAGACACAAGCCATATTAGGTTCCATGTGACTTGCTGTTATGTCCTCGTTTTCCTTTAACTTCTCATCTGTTATCAGTTATGGAGGCTATGAGTCTCCATTGTTGAGGGGGCCTTTTAAAGTGTCTGCTTGCGTGCACCACCATCACTCTGTGTGAGGACAGAAATAGACTCAGTGCTTAGAAGCGTATCGTGTTTCCAGCATGACGTCAGAGTCCTACCACCATCATCGCAGTTTCATTTCCTCACCACGTCGTCATCGCTTGTCTTTTCAGACGCTGGATGGCGGGCAAAACGTCATCCAGTTGGAGACGGCGGTGGGCGCCGCCATCAAGTGCTTCGACAACGCCATGGGCATCAACGTGCCGCGGAGCCGCTTCCTCCCCGTTAAGACCACGTCGGACCTGCTGCTGGTCATGTCCAACCTGTACAGCCTGGAGGCTGGCTCGCTCACCATGAGCCCCAAGAGGGAGTTCCCCACCACGCCACATGTCAagctgggcagctccttcaccAAGGTAACCACACAGAACCGTTCTAGTTCAaacatgcctttatggacctcGCTTTGTGCTGTGGGAACAAAACGGTCTTCCCAaaagtgttaacacaaaatttgaagcatAAAATTGTCTACAATGTCTTGTTAAGATAGGGAAGATTCAACGCAAACTGCAAAAGTCCTAAAAATTCCTCATTTTGATGtgcaaaacccaaaacaaagtgaaactgtacgaaacaattacaggcatgcagtatacagtattgtactgaCAAAACGTGCAGTTACTTCTACACAACATCaacatcttgtcaaagcatcttcctgctggaaaacatTGTGAGACATCGCCCTATGCTACAACCCCCCACCCCAGATAGCACCATCAAGCCACTTTCTACATAAAGTACCATAAAATACAAGAAATCCGTGAATGTGTGGAGGAACAAATGCCGAACCATGAATAGGCGGGGATCTACTGGATCCTGATTCCTACTCATGATGTGcttctgtgtttgtttgttcagGTCCAAGAGTACCTGACCCGCTTTGAGAGCATCCCTGACATGCTGGAGCTCGACCACCTGACCGTGTCTGGGGACGTCACTTTCGGGAAGAACGTTTCACTCAAGGTAAACGTGCACGCTCAGGGCGTGCAACACACACTTGGCCCACTGCATTTGCCACTTGAGCAATGATCAAGCTTGGCTGCTTGCTCCAAAATATTCCAAAGCCAGAAGGAGCATTGCATTATTTAATCCTTCACTGCTGCTAAAGATCCTATCAGCTGACTCTCGtccttccacacacacactatcacGTGTCTTCCTCCTGACAGGGCACTGTCATCATCATCGCCAACCACGGCGATCGCATTGATATCCCTGCCGGTTCCATGCTGGAGAACAAGATCGTGTCTGGCAACCTGCGCATCCTCGACCACTGAGGCCTTTTAAAACCTGCCCACCCGCTTCATCCCAATCATGtgacctgtttttgttttttttgttagtttcacGTTTACCAGTCAGATGGTTGAAGAGGAGTGTGACTGTATACGGAGCAGGGACACACTGCCCCCTGCAGGCCGCACACAACACTACTAAAATCGAATAATTGATTGGCTTGTCTTTGAAGGTCCTACCTTCTCACATTCGGGTCATTTATTTCATACAGAAACTTCAATGGCTGAGTCCAACGTTTCCTGAACCTGATTTGGTTATCATGCTATTGTGTAATGCCACATTATGTGCATGAATCGCCTTCCACACGTTAATCAATACTGAAATCTACTGCTATGATGTATCATTGTAACGCCAACCTTGTGTAGTgatgaaatgtaaaatgaccCATAAAggtttgaagaaaaataatcatattttgattatattcttttaaaaaacacataatcACACACCTACTGAGAGTTGAAATGCTTAAATGTGAAGTTTGGATGCAGAACTAATCTATAGCCTTCCACTGAAGTAACCTggttgaaacaaaacaaaaaaaaaacaaagttgatgcCGTGAAGGTCTGCTACTTGTTGTCTTCATATCGTGAATTgtgcattattatattttattttatttttttggttggttTCTTTGCTCACTCATATTTTATGAAACCAAGCGCCTCCTTTGTTGTTTCATCAggaatgaaacacacacacacacacacacacattgaggaCACATCTTTACACAAAGTTGAGCATGTGAACGGCGAGACTGAAATCAATGTGTTGACGTTTGACTGTAAGGAGGTCTGATTAAAGTGCAATATGATACTCAGCGTTGTgtaccttttattattaattacttGAAACcatgtattaatgaataaaaacacaaatagaatGGACAATTATTTTTTGCGGTGCACAAATCCTTCAAGTAAAACCCCTCCCAGATCCTTCTCCTCACCTCAACAACTTCAACTTTTTCCAACTACAGAAAGGTGCTTATTTCACAAGCTCAGGCTCTCCTTAAACTGCATTTGACTTAAATCCACATTTACACAAAACTCTATCAAGAAAGTTAGTCTATAGCCACCAAGTAACGTTATCTtatttaatctgtttttattccATAATGTGGTGTACATAAAGCGATGCTATAGCTCCATACCTTTATCTTTGGCCCGTTTCTCCTctccttttttctcttctttctaaattgtgcacctgatggcttCGAGTTagtcttttccatgttttgttaacacaaaTTAACGGCGCCTTTATCATCACCCACCTTCCCAGCTAGCAGcaaaggctaaaccaactcacatcaactcacaattccctcctttatatttcacatttttgttgtgaaataacatgtttgagattCTCGGTCTGCGATATCattaacataataaaataatgtttcatttttgagcaattaccgttgtaatgtacatttttttaccttgtagTTAACTTGAGGCTGAGGCCCAGATGTACCCGCCCCCTCGCTACTCCTTTGGTTTCATCCACATAACTTGGACGTTTGATCATGTTTGGGGGCGTGAGTATCACGCCTGTAGAGGAcacccatctgccacacatatgAGCAGTCTTTGAGGAGGATATGATGAGCGCTGAGTGTTAGTAAGtaggatttttttatttctacccCTGCGGCGCTCCCTGGAGAATGTCGCAATGGGCAATTGCCTATGTGGCCCATAGCTTGAACCGCcactgtctactatattgggtaaagtgtaaaggagactataggtgtgttattgtatatgtaaagggctctaataatattaaaaagtgcatgtagaaggcggtaaacaggttttctatgctgtaacttaaagaatatttaatttataaataaggattcctactccgcggaaattcacttattgctgtCGGGACCAAggaaccgcgataaatgagggatcgtTGTGTCATTGTTGTGTCAGTTTAACTTGATTATATGTTAgtatatcaacacaaaattcccaaaaacaCCACAGAgtcacatttttacacttttattgtttAAAGTTGTTACAAAAAACATTCTTTGCGTTTGCCTTCATGAGCACAAATAGGTGCATGGACAGGATAGCTTACGTCATCGCGCACTAACTGAAGCCCTTTCTTCCATATTTGGGCATAGGATAAGAAGTGGGGGCAGTGATGGAAATAAGGATGAAAACTGATGAGGTACCctcaagtatgtgtgtgtatgtgtgggagagagagagaggccgcATGTGAGAcaagtcttttggcctcccTGAGGTGAGTTTTGGGACGCTGATGACACGGGGGAAACAagcggaagtgacgtcatgcaCACGTGTGACGATAAAGTGAAAGTGTTTGtacgcctgtgaatattctcattcatccaggttatTGAATCGACCAcatctggactgttcaggttgtctttgaagacgtttcgcctctcactCGAGCAtgattcatcagttcatgctcaatgactaggtgggacaaacacaaacacgttGTCTGACCAGACAACGGTCTAAACCCAGTTCACATTCCCTCTTAAaagggtgaacaatccaacgcttggtgaatgaCCTGCTCAGacgagaggcgaaacgtcttctaagacaacccgaacagtccagttgctatCGATTCAATTCCCTGAGAAGTGTTGGTACCTTTGAGCTTAGAACTGTCAATCAAACCTGAGTCGAACAGTCTTTTAACATGTTTATTGCAGTGGAATGGATGGGCGGGGCAACCAGTGACATGGCCGTGTTTTCGGTTGACTTTCCAGTGGAAGGTTTTAAGGTTGCAAGTCAGAATCTCCAAGTGGAACACTTCCTACTTCAAAGTATTCCGGAATGCACCTTTAACCCAACATTACTTTGCCTTTTTGCAAGTGTAAATTTGGAAAACGACGTTTGACAAAACCGAAAGTAGACGCACAGGTTAAGTATTGTAAGTACTGATTCACAGGCTAACGACAAACTCAGCCATTcacttttaaagacaaaatagtgTCAAAAGGTCCCAAAGTGAACATTGTGCACCAGTCGCCCGAACCAGACCCACATGATACCAGAAGTGGCGACGCCTCATTGTTTTGAGGATGGGATATTTAAATA containing:
- the ugp2b gene encoding UDP-glucose pyrophosphorylase 2b isoform X2 translates to MSQFQEMMRQQLESSMHAEMQKLLDTAPGADREACKKDFEGFKSLFHRFLQVKGPSVEWIKIQRPPEDSIQPYDKIAARGLPDGVADSLNKLVVVKLNGGLGTSMGCKGPKSLISVRNENTFLDLTVQQIEHLNKMYNTDVPLVLMNSFNTDEDTKKILQKYTHHRVKIHTFNQSRYPRINKESLLPVSTSLSMTGQNAEGWYPPGHGDIYASFYNSGLLDQLIAQGKEYIFVSNIDNLGATVDLHILNHLVGQPNGKRCEFVMEVTDKTRADVKGGTLIQYEGKLRLLEIAQVPKAHVDEFKSVSKFKIFNTNNLWISLAAIKRLQEQKAMDMEIIVNPKTLDGGQNVIQLETAVGAAIKCFDNAMGINVPRSRFLPVKTTSDLLLVMSNLYSLEAGSLTMSPKREFPTTPHVKLGSSFTKVQEYLTRFESIPDMLELDHLTVSGDVTFGKNVSLKGTVIIIANHGDRIDIPAGSMLENKIVSGNLRILDH
- the ugp2b gene encoding UDP-glucose pyrophosphorylase 2b isoform X1, translated to MALYVEGLRKGALNGGMSQFQEMMRQQLESSMHAEMQKLLDTAPGADREACKKDFEGFKSLFHRFLQVKGPSVEWIKIQRPPEDSIQPYDKIAARGLPDGVADSLNKLVVVKLNGGLGTSMGCKGPKSLISVRNENTFLDLTVQQIEHLNKMYNTDVPLVLMNSFNTDEDTKKILQKYTHHRVKIHTFNQSRYPRINKESLLPVSTSLSMTGQNAEGWYPPGHGDIYASFYNSGLLDQLIAQGKEYIFVSNIDNLGATVDLHILNHLVGQPNGKRCEFVMEVTDKTRADVKGGTLIQYEGKLRLLEIAQVPKAHVDEFKSVSKFKIFNTNNLWISLAAIKRLQEQKAMDMEIIVNPKTLDGGQNVIQLETAVGAAIKCFDNAMGINVPRSRFLPVKTTSDLLLVMSNLYSLEAGSLTMSPKREFPTTPHVKLGSSFTKVQEYLTRFESIPDMLELDHLTVSGDVTFGKNVSLKGTVIIIANHGDRIDIPAGSMLENKIVSGNLRILDH